The following proteins are co-located in the Larimichthys crocea isolate SSNF chromosome XXIV, L_crocea_2.0, whole genome shotgun sequence genome:
- the e2f2 gene encoding transcription factor E2F2 → MMRMPKGVSPASGRPSVGLPSSQQKIKVLSTGGVKTEFFSTGLSSPLMNTVPAGYFTQICNTTAAEQRANSLYSTPHGPEAKPIRSSSGRLPAKRKLDLEDPLYLPEFRTPKGKCSIAARIPSPRTPKSPGERTRYDTSLGLLTKKFVGLIAESPDGVLDLNWATEVLEVQKRRIYDITNVLEGVQLIRKKSKNNIQWLVGDVFEGGASGGEKSCALRKELGDLERVEKSLDELIHSSTAQLKQLTEHEDNQRLGYVTYQDIRSIGSLKDQTVIAVKAPADTKLEVPDTAGQGSLQIYLKSKNGPIEVYLCPEEGLEDASPVKSAVTPKKEFPQPLGPPATTQMALPSYSIKEEPIESNMSTAAPATSSATATSSSLLDVEGLLGLPPSLLQITEDQLPCASFTPDPNTPFVSFSPPLDHDDYLWSLEDDEGVSDFFNTYDLGDLLKS, encoded by the exons ATGATGCGGATGCCTAAAGGCGTCTCTCCGGCATCGGGTCGGCCATCAGTGGGACTGCCTTCCTCTCAGCAGAAGATAAAAGTTTTGTCCACCGGAGGAGTGAAGACCGAGTTCTTCAGCACCGGACTGTCCAGCCCGCTCATGAACACGGTACCGGCCGGTTATTTCACCCAGATCTGCAACACGACCGCGGCCGAACAAAGAGCCAACAGCCTGTATTCAACCCCCCACGGACCAGAGGCTAAACCCATCAGATCATCCTCCGGGCGCCTGCCG GCTAAAAGGAAACTGGATCTTGAGGACCCTCTTTACCTGCCAGAGTTCCGCACACCAAAAGGCAAATGCAGCATCGCTGCCAGGATACCGAGTCCAAGAA CTCCGAAGTCTCCAGGTGAGCGGACACGCTACGACACCTCCCTGGGCCTGCTGACCAAGAAATTTGTGGGTCTGATCGCCGAGTCTCCTGACGGAGTTCTTGACCTGAATTGGGCCACCGAGGTCCTGGAGGTGCAGAAGAGACGCATCTATGACATCACCAACGTCTTGGAGGGAGTCCAACTCATCCGAAAGAAGTCCAAGAACAACATCCAGTGGCT GGTTGGAGATGTATTTGAGGGTGGCGCAAGTGGAGGAGAGAAGTCTTGTGCCCTGAGGAAAGAGCTTGGAGACCTGGAGAGAGTAGAGAAATCTCTGGATGAACTGATCCACTCCAGCACCGCACAGCTCAAACAACTCACTGAACACGAAGATAATCAGAG GTTGGGGTATGTGACGTATCAGGACATCCGGTCCATCGGCAGTCTCAAAGACCAGACAGTCATTGCCGTCAAGGCACCAGCTGACACCAAACTGGAGGTGCCAGACACGGCAGGG CAGGGATCATTACAGATCTATTTAAAGAGTAAAAATGGCCCCATTGAAGTCTACCTGTGTCCAGAGGAAGGTCTTGAAGATGCTAGTCCGGTTAAAAGTGCTGTCACACCTAAAAAAGAGTTCCCTCAACCCCTTGGGCCTCCAGCTACAACACAGATGGCACTGCCAAGCTACAGCATCAAAGAGGAGCCTATTGAAT CCAACATGTCCACAGCGGCTCCAGCCACCTCCTCAGCCACAGCaaccagctcctctctgctggacgTCGAGGGTCTGCTGGGTTTGCCTCCGAGCTTGCTCCAGATCACAGAGGACCAGCTTCCTTGCGCCTCTTTCACCCCAGACCCCAACACCCCCTTTGTCAGTTTCTCTCCACCTTTGGACCACGACGACTACCTCTGGAGCCTTGAGGATGACGAGGGAGTCTCAGATTTCTTCAACACATATGATCTTGGGGATCTGCTGAAGAGCTGA